A window of Glycine soja cultivar W05 chromosome 13, ASM419377v2, whole genome shotgun sequence genomic DNA:
atgtttgaattaattaatttttttatagggttttaattctaattagtaattacgaattataattttttcatcaataaatattagtttgtaagttaattttgttagaaagAACAGTTGAAATCTTTTACTCATAATCTTTCTCATCTTCCTTCTATCTTTATTGTAATTGTTGAATCAACCTTATATCTCTTAATTACtaattatcattaatttcataaatttttttattgtttgcccATTTTTACGATGTAAGCCTACATTGCTAGCTTATAACACAATCCTAGTTTTGATAGAATTATATGCTAAAACTTACAAGTAACATATACACATTCAAGTAGAATCAGTTTATATTACGATTAGATATAAGGGAACTTTgaataaaatcttaaatttgGGTAACTACTGTGCATTATCAAATAGTATCCTCTACCAAAGGATTAGTCACGATTTCCTTGGAATAACTAGAAGAACTAATGAAGTCCGTTGACATTGTTTGACTAGAGTAGATGCTTTGATCATTTTCCATTGTCTCATGTGGATATAGAGAAGGCTTTGGAGGTATTTCCAGACTTTCAATGTCTCCTTCAAGCATTTCCACTACTTTGTTCATTGAGGGGCGATCGCTTGGTTTCAACTGTATACACCAAAGTGAAACAATGATCATCTTTTttgctattttattttcctcCTCTATGACACCTTCCATTTCTATATCTGTCTCTTCTCCAATTAGTTGATTATAAATCCAAAAGGGAAAGTAAAGTTGACTTGAATGATCTGCATGGGGATTTAGTTTCTTCCTCTTACTTGCCATCTCCATCAAAAGCATTCCAAAGCTATAAACATCTGCCTTGTGGGATAttcctccaatatttttataaaataatttcggAGCCATATACCCAATTGTCCCTCTTGCCGTTGTCATAGTCACAATGCTATTATCTATTGGATATAGTTTTGCCAATCCAAAGTCAGAGACCTTTGGGGTGAATGTTTCATCAAGAAGGATGTTATGGGGTTTGATATCAAAATGCAAAATTTGCATCTCGCACCCATGATGGAGATAAGCAATCCCACGAGCTACTCCAATtgctatattatatattttgtcatATGTTAACTGTATATTTCCATCTttggtaaaaataaatttgtcaaGAGATCCATTGGGCATGAATTCATAAACAAGGGCACGTTTTGAGCCTTCAACACAATATCCAATTAATTGTACTACATTTTGATGATGTATTCTTCCAATGGTTGCAATTTCACTAATAAAGTCTTGGCCGCTACCTTTTGCTTTATGTAGCATTTTAATTGCCACAGAAGGCCCACTACGCAACTTTCCCTTGAATACAAAGCCATAGCCTCCTTCACCCAATTTGTCTTTGAAACCTCTAGCCATcttcttaatttatttgtatgAGTATCCAATAGGCATCAAGTTATTTTGTTCCagataattttcaatattttcatatattgacAAATGCCTTTTTCTCCATTTGTATATCAAAAGCACAATAAACAATGTCATCCCAAACAAAAACTTGTCTGCCAAGAATGGTAGAATGTAGTGTCCaaagataataaatattgaGTCATAGGCACCGATTTCACGTTCAAGTTCTGGGTTTGGTCCTCTTATAGTTTTAGACAATCCTGTAAATTAATATCACAAATGTGACTATTATCTTACAACGgatgataaatgaaaaaaagatgaCCTATATGCACAATATGTTAATATTAGAAGATTCTTAATTATTGGAAGAGTCAAAGTAACAAAGTGGTACATATATAGCATCATATaatcaatagtaataataatgacGTCAAACTATTATAACACATACTAACTCTAGTGAAATGTTTTGCATGGTTAATATTATGTGTAGCATATAAAAATAGAGGAACTCACCTGATATGACATAAAAAATGGCTtctgcaaaaaaagaaagaaatgatttACTTGAGTCAATAGTGTGATAAAGAATTTTTTGATTACAATGTTAATGTTAGATGCAATAAGTAAGGTATTTGTTAAAGTAGGATATCAATTTAATTAGTtcttaaaattgatattatccATCAAATTTGCAAATATCAACCAATTTAGTTGTTGAGGATTTTGCATATATCGGTCAGTTTCGTTACTAATATTAAGTTGCATCAAGGACCAAATTGATTAGTGGTTATCAATTTCTTTTGTTAtagaaaggagaaaaataaatagttacTGCCAAATCTAGCTAGGGATCAATTTGATGATTAACTTATATTgttgaattatgttatattataCTAAGAAATCATATAAGTCATTGTTTCAAATGCAAGCCAATGGTTCTATTAGTCTGTATGTATTAAATAACTTGCACGTACATATACATACATTTAAGAAGGATGATTCATTGGATGGAATAGTACTAAGGTTTAATGGCTATGCATGCAAAgacaatgtaaataaaataattggcaAATGATGATTAAGGAACTAAaaggaagaaacaaaatttgagttacataaaattatattatttatgacttttttttttacatttatatctAATTTCtacaataaatgtttttttaatttcttaaaatacttaattattaacgaaacctaaaacaattttatacaaTCAACcagtaaaaaatattcttaagatgacttttgaaataattattataaaaatttcaatatattttgatttgagataaaacaaaaaattaaggttATAAAATCCTTACCTACTGCAAAGGATAGCAGCCTGGACCTTATCcctattgacaaaaaaaaaaaaaaaaatcaatttcggATTTCATCACAACGAGCTAGACAGAGAAGACTATTTAGCATATAGATATaggtacaaaaaataaaactaataaattgttttttttgtttaaaaaatgattttattaataggATGAATAagaaatatagattaaaatataagtacAGACTTTTGAAACCTTGTTTTACCAaatgcaaaaatatatatggttTAACAGATTAAAGATGGTTCTATTGATgatttgtaaatatataattatttacaatgttaattgaataaatataattgGGAATTGACAGAGTGcacaaagattatttttttaaagtgtaaGAGAATTCACATATAATATATTGGTTGGATGTTCGAAATGAGTGAATAAAATGGCAATGATTAAAGTaaggaataaaataaacattgttaTGTTTAAGGtttaaacaaatatttcaaattttgcaaatgattacgagaaattaattaatatataccaacgaaattaattaattaacaatttttacaaCCTTTAGCACCTTCAATAAAGTACCGCCGTCCCCCCAGGAAATTGCGGCAGAAGTACATGGAGCATTGAAGCTTCTGACTGTAAGCGTCAAATGCGCAGTCGGGATTTCCACACTGATCGACACAGGCGAGATTGATCCATGAAAGCTCAAATCCATAGAGAAGCGCTCTGTGCATCTGAGTGTATGAAGAATTATTTGTATCCAAACCCCACCATGATGTGGGAGCAACCAGCTTTACCTCACAACCAACTTCAAAGTCCTTTGCTATTAAGTCACCAGCAATAGCGTATATGTACCCTTTGGAGTGCCACTTGATGCAAGGATCAGTTTCCACATACTTCTCATTGTCAATCACTGCATGCCtacaatttaagaaaattatatgcTTCTGGAAAGCGCGCTTCCAAggataacatcgattttgaatTTGGTATCGATCCAAGTAAAAATTATCACTATCACTGAAATTGGTTGGAGACAAGAAGTAGCGAGGAAGGGAGGAGCAATTTGGCTGTTGAACACCCGGATCCACCACACGGATTGTGAAATTGTTGTAGTTGATAGCCTGCACATGATATTTTCCAGAGTACGAATATAACACCGTAACATTGTTTTCACAAGCTAGCTCATACCTGTTGTCACCGCAACCTTTTGGGTCGCCTCTTAATCGAAATGGATAAGTTATGTTGGTGATTTTGCCACAGGAAGAAGGGGGGCAAGCATGCTCTTGCTCATTGGTTGCACAAATTTGGTGGACTAGTAATAACAGGAACACCAATAAAGCGCTCTGTCTCCACATGACGCTCAAACTGTTTCTCGCACACCTTTAAGTGCATAGTGCATACAAAATCAAAGTCgatattgaaagaaaaattgtaaGGTTATTTCTGTcctaatatctttttttttttttactttttacgcATCTTAAATTAATCTCAGCATTATTGTATTATGTAAAATTCCGATTGAATGATATTAGAATGAGAAAGATTTAGAGACTATAAGTATAAGACGGTACGATTGATGATgtcttaaaagaattaattggtATTATCTATACCAACAAAATACATGTACTTTTCGATCGTTCATTGCGTAAGAATTTTTGGTTAAATATGTTTGACTTGGAGTAATTATGAAACAAATGATCTTCTTCTATTAAAGAGTTTTGACTAACAAGAATTAATGGAGATAATATTTGGAACTTCATTTGCATATACATTTACTTTGTAGAATTAAATGAAATTGAACCAATAATGCAgctaattttagttattatatataacactcaAAGTGATAGTTTTCCGGAGCTTATAGGTTGAAATGGTTGGACTACAGTAAGAGCTTATTAAAATTCTGAAACTTTATTTTTGAATTCTACATACATGCGCGATAGGAAAATAAATGTATGCttataattattgatatttaagACATGGACTTAGGGGACCTCATTTTTCCAATATTAAAAGAATGTGTGATTACGTAGACTTTAACTTGTCCCTGAGGGGGTATTAAGTCTTGGAAAAATCAACACGATTTTGAAGAGTTCTTCTAAGGTTTCGGTCAATTTTCACGTGGTTGGGCTTGGAAGGTTTTGATTAATAGTAGAGGTAAACATTAACAGTGATAGCGAGACGTTAGgctttttgaatttttgtgaAGAGGATGAGATTTGAAGGATGCAAGATGTGAAAGCTAATGAAACACGTAAGCGTCAAGAATTTGCATAAGCACCGaatcagtttttatttttattttggcaaAATTACACTTTGGTTTCCTAGTTTATCTCTAATTTTGGATTTGGTCtctctataatttaattcataaatttggtccccagttttataaatccctgcAAAATTGGTCTTGGAAACCGGatttggacgttgaccgttaatCTCAGACGTTGACTGCCATGTGTGACTACCACATATCAATGTCAAGTGTCAATGCCACGTGTCAAAGTCTGAGTGGTTCCCTATTAATgcttcattttttgtaggtaaaattgtagttttggtcccccagttttactccaatttcgattttggtccccttataatttaattcgcaTATTTGGTGCCtaagttttataaatccctttatAAATTCAGCCAAATTTCATTACTGGAGaagttgtatttcaaatttcaaacaaaaatatcattgtcaTACATAGGCCACTTAAGCAGTCGTATACACATAATACCGCATGGGggaacaaaaaaagagaaaaaaaagttattacaaAACCTGTTAAAGTAAGAGATCTGAAAATTTCATACCGAGGTTGAGATTCATGCGCCACTTTCCCAAGTTGAACAATCCCGGAAGTGGGAGAGAGACAAAGAGTGATTTTGCTCTGGGTTCCAAGTGAGTGAAAAACTTACGATGAAAAAAAAGTGCGAGATTTATTAAGACCTACTACCATGTCTCTAGCACTAGTGGCTAAACCATTCAAAAGACCAATTTTATAGGAACAATTTATAAATGGATATATAAAACTGAGGGACTAAATGTGTGAATTAAACTATAAggggaccaaaatcgaaattggagtaaaactgggggaccaaaagtgcaattttacctacaaaaaatgaagcCTTTACAGAGAACCACTCAGACGTTGACACGTGGCattgacacgtgacagtcaatgtctgaggttaacggtcaacgtccaaatCGGGCTTCCAGGACCAATTTTGCAGAGATTTATAAAACTGAcggaccaaatttgtgaattaaattataggaggACCAAATCCGTAATTGGAGATAAAGTGGGAGACCAATTTtgccttttatttttgtaaagaaGCACCAAATCAATTATCCTGTATGCAGCTAGTGGCACCGAATCAAATGCGCTAGGTCTGTTTTGATTTTTCATGTCTTGGAGGTGTTTTCtagctcatatatatatatatggaccaacaatgttttctttttctgaatTGGATTAATAGCTCTTCTCTCTGGGTCAAAAATgacatttattttgttataaattatctACATATAGTTCATGCATAAACTTATAAGTCATTCACACATTTCCTTGAACAAACTTTAGTTATTGTCACATCCATCATTCATTTGTCTTTGGCTAGACTTTTCTGTAGTATTATGTGTAGAAGGTAAAGGACTGCTTAGATTTAGAGCAATTCCACATACGGGTGAGTAAATGGGCTCGGGCCCATAGACTGTCCCGCAGGGTCCGTGTTTGCGCGAGTAAtagactaatttttttaaatagtctgTGGTCATGCAAAAATTTTAGGTTCATCTCACTTAACCAACGGACTGTGCAGATTTGGTCCGCGAGGTCTGCGGGTTGCTCGTAAGTCTAGTTAATCCATGGTTTGAGAATCCCACCAACTACAGTACCTTGAGAATCCTGCTTAATCCAGATCTTTCATTGTTGGCTTGTGATATTTTATGCATCCAAATTACAATTGTGGCTTCCGAATCTACATTTAGTATTGGTTCACGGGTGCATAACAAATATCGAACTAGGCTTCTTGCTAACAACGTGCAAGCCTTGATATGTACTAAAAATTGGTTACTAGGATTTGATAAGCAAAGTAAATAATGTGTAATAATTGTTGTCTTAATTTTAATCACTTAACTTGAGttgattctaatatttattattgttttgagttttaggaaaagaagatgaagatgtggagatggagatggctcaagctacttcaaatatgaaatcatttgttgttggagatgtttaagtttcatattttagatttattgtttgaattttcttttgttaaaacattatttattttattgatgtaattgactaattgttgagattttatttacatttgtgtTGAACTTAATTTGGTTGTGTTACATTTTTGTTGAAATTggaattcatttaaaattaggCCCACAGACCGGCCCGTTTGATCCGCGGAGTTCACAGGGGCGGGGATGCATCAATTTATTAGGTCTATGTAAGAATGCGAGGTGGGCTGACCCGATCCGATGCCAATTCTGGCGGACCTTACGCAGGGTGGGCCGGTCCGCTTACCCATCCCTAATTCCACACACTATATCCAAAAGTCCAGCACACCTTTTTTGGACTTGTGGACTAGAAAAATCCATTAAAGTCAGTGTTGCGCAACTTAATGCaggtttaaatttaatttcaaagaatTTGGTAAGGTCAAGTTTGTGGCAGTATATGTCTGAGTTTCACTTTCTCTATCATAATTCTGTGGGGGAGACAATATTAGAATTTTAgaggatccttataaaatatcaatataatcATCAGGAACACATTatgttagattatcaagaagagTTTTAGGAATGTCTGGATCCATAATGTCTAATCAAACAAATGCAGCAGAATCTGAATCCGTGGTGATTTTTGATCTATGTACTCTTCTTAGGATATGTTACGGAACAGATAATCGGCTAACATCGTAACCAGTGACTTCATGGTTCTTACTCAACCATAAGCTATTTATTCCTTAATAGGACCTTCATAACTCTTCAGATGTGAAGAAGAGAAACTATATCCGACGACTCGGTATATTGAGGACCATAACCTAATAGGGTTCTCATTATTCCCTAATGCATCAACAATGACATATGCTCATTTAAGTCCATATCATTTGACTTAGTTGTCTAATAggctcacttaatttgatcacataaaataaaacccattaataataaatagctaatataattgttttataatattagcctacattaattattggaatagaaaattccaacaatctCCTACTTGGGCTACATATTgtaacaattatatcaaaaatcCTTAAGCACACATTTGTATGCTATTTACCTTTAGACTTCCATCTTAACAACCTAGTTCATCTCATGTATCAATAATAGACTCATTGCGGCTTTCGTCACTACAAAAAATGTAACTAGATCCCAATGACCATCACATCAGTACACTCAATGACATAGGTCAATATGAATAAGCAACATGAAAATCACATGCAATGTGATCTTAGTCATGCCTATTTCCAATTAgcccaaactttattctttatatagatctatccaaacacaacataaatattgcaaataaaataagctgataataaaatgataaactttaACTTTATTTCTGCAGAAAATCTAAACAACAAAATGTTTGTAAACCATAAGATATAAAACATAAGTAAGAATCTCACTAAACTAAAATACTATTAGGAATTAGACCTATATGAACagtgtgctcatgaaaaacttTAAGTGTCATACCTTTAGTTAGTGGATCAACTAGCATGCAATGGGTTCCTATATGTTCTATACAAATATGTATTTtctaaattc
This region includes:
- the LOC114381128 gene encoding uncharacterized protein LOC114381128 — translated: MWRQSALLVFLLLLVHQICATNEQEHACPPSSCGKITNITYPFRLRGDPKGCGDNRYELACENNVTVLYSYSGKYHVQAINYNNFTIRVVDPGVQQPNCSSLPRYFLSPTNFSDSDNFYLDRYQIQNRCYPWKRAFQKHIIFLNCRHAVIDNEKYVETDPCIKWHSKGYIYAIAGDLIAKDFEVGCEVKLVAPTSWWGLDTNNSSYTQMHRALLYGFELSWINLACVDQCGNPDCAFDAYSQKLQCSMYFCRNFLGGRRYFIEGAKGIRSRLLSFAVEAIFYVISGLSKTIRGPNPELEREIGAYDSIFIIFGHYILPFLADKFLFGMTLFIVLLIYKWRKRHLSIYENIENYLEQNNLMPIGYSYK